One stretch of Fibrobacter sp. DNA includes these proteins:
- a CDS encoding GntR family transcriptional regulator, whose product MARKRSPVLQDAIAKIRTLIEKSSDKSVLPSIRSLAKYLDVSPVTVIRAVDVLKGEGLISSRWGRGHFKAGEKTASKNDVKILEYGKYQKTLRKFKEDILKGTYKTYLPLPSINQLKATYNVSYPTIKKVLSTLLDEGILKLNGARYCFFTDRRKTNQRIVIVAFGLSRDMVKIETERERAFYRMLVSSAERFNVDIEIICYNDYLENPRFFTPGDMPFDHYLKRSGICGIILSSYHMNNSAACLSQLLTYNIPVSAWIEDSRILGTVERFGKHYKKLTFFDSSYSTIPGNDVGRYLLEKGHRHIAFISPFHGSPWSQNRLKGLKKALSSYPEASVYQFTVSEYSNDYFYLESVLEKDAFNHKYITDNIENQLHDFLAPRISVIKYEHDTLLRDNAIFTNIKRAVDQINSDPSITAIVCVNDLVACLITDYWNYNQVPFSKRPAIIGFDNSFGSFQRQISSYEFNTQGEIQNMISHLLYPDNSLFSGNKPVIRLSGRVIERASMYGH is encoded by the coding sequence ATGGCAAGAAAAAGATCGCCTGTTTTGCAGGATGCAATTGCAAAGATCCGGACTTTAATTGAAAAATCTTCAGACAAGAGTGTCCTGCCATCAATTCGCTCACTGGCAAAATATCTTGATGTTTCACCGGTCACAGTGATACGTGCTGTCGATGTACTCAAAGGAGAAGGGCTGATATCAAGCAGGTGGGGAAGAGGTCATTTTAAAGCAGGGGAAAAAACTGCTTCTAAAAATGATGTCAAGATCCTCGAGTACGGGAAATATCAGAAAACACTCAGAAAGTTCAAAGAAGATATTCTTAAGGGAACGTATAAAACATACCTTCCGCTTCCTTCTATAAATCAATTGAAAGCAACTTACAACGTAAGTTATCCGACAATAAAAAAAGTTCTTTCAACTTTGCTTGATGAAGGAATACTTAAGCTCAATGGGGCGCGATACTGTTTTTTCACCGACCGGCGTAAGACAAATCAGCGGATTGTAATTGTAGCGTTTGGGTTGAGCAGGGATATGGTCAAAATTGAAACTGAACGTGAACGTGCGTTTTATCGCATGTTAGTATCATCAGCGGAGCGGTTCAATGTAGATATTGAAATTATCTGTTATAATGACTACCTGGAAAATCCCCGTTTTTTTACACCCGGAGATATGCCTTTCGATCACTATCTGAAAAGATCAGGAATCTGTGGAATCATTTTATCGTCATATCATATGAATAATTCCGCAGCGTGTCTTTCCCAATTATTAACATATAATATTCCGGTTTCCGCCTGGATCGAGGACAGCAGAATACTTGGTACTGTGGAAAGGTTTGGAAAACATTATAAAAAGTTGACATTCTTCGATTCAAGTTACTCGACTATACCGGGAAATGATGTCGGCCGGTATCTGCTTGAGAAGGGACATCGGCATATAGCTTTTATATCTCCTTTTCATGGCAGTCCATGGTCGCAGAACCGGCTGAAAGGATTAAAAAAAGCTTTATCCTCCTATCCGGAGGCAAGCGTATATCAATTCACTGTTTCGGAATACAGTAACGATTATTTCTATCTGGAATCTGTTCTTGAGAAAGATGCTTTCAATCATAAATACATTACAGATAATATTGAAAATCAATTACATGATTTCCTCGCGCCACGCATTTCGGTAATAAAGTATGAGCATGATACACTGCTGAGGGATAACGCGATATTTACAAACATAAAACGTGCTGTCGATCAGATAAATTCAGACCCGTCAATTACTGCCATTGTTTGTGTCAATGATCTTGTCGCGTGTTTAATCACTGATTACTGGAACTATAATCAGGTTCCGTTTAGTAAACGTCCTGCAATCATAGGCTTTGACAACTCGTTTGGATCTTTTCAGAGGCAGATCAGTTCGTATGAATTTAACACACAGGGTGAAATACAAAACATGATCAGCCATCTTTTATACCCGGATAATTCACTGTTTTCCGGAAATAAGCCGGTAATAAGGTTGAGCGGAAGAGTGATCGAACGTGCAAGCATGTATGGACATTGA